A genome region from Pseudomonas sp. S06B 330 includes the following:
- a CDS encoding AraC family transcriptional regulator encodes MSERTTSASWASGIVKALELEGLDCRAMFKQLGLDFSALDDPDARFTQDSMTRLWQLAVDLSGNQAIGLNMARVVRPASFHVVGYALMSSRTLAEGFERLVRYQRIIAESSDLSFRLEPDGYALILTVHGDHLPPTRHSAEASLACALSLCSWLSGRVIQPRRVLIQGPQPVDVMPYKTAFHSPLVFGAAHDALIFERADMEAPLPTANEAMATLHDRFAGEYLARFSESRVTHRARQVLCRVLPQGEPKRETVAQALHLSQRTLQRRLQEEGTSFQTLLDDTRRELAEQYLAQPNMTLLETAYLLGFADPSNFFRAFRRWFDATPGEYRARMGASAAVPEPGSENPVSDARTPAYTAPAP; translated from the coding sequence ATGAGCGAGAGAACCACGTCAGCAAGCTGGGCATCAGGGATTGTCAAGGCACTTGAGCTCGAAGGGCTCGATTGCCGTGCCATGTTCAAACAACTGGGGCTGGATTTTTCCGCGCTGGACGACCCCGACGCGCGTTTTACCCAAGACTCGATGACCCGTCTGTGGCAACTGGCGGTCGATCTATCCGGCAATCAGGCCATTGGCCTGAACATGGCCCGGGTGGTGCGCCCGGCGTCATTTCATGTGGTCGGTTACGCCTTGATGTCAAGTCGCACCCTGGCCGAAGGGTTCGAGCGTCTGGTGCGTTATCAGCGCATCATTGCCGAAAGCTCTGATCTGAGTTTTCGCCTGGAACCGGACGGTTATGCGCTGATTCTCACCGTTCATGGCGACCACCTTCCACCAACCCGACACAGTGCCGAAGCCTCGTTGGCCTGTGCGCTGTCGCTGTGCAGCTGGTTGAGCGGGCGGGTGATTCAGCCACGACGGGTATTGATCCAGGGGCCACAGCCGGTGGACGTCATGCCTTACAAGACGGCATTTCATTCACCCTTGGTATTCGGCGCGGCCCATGATGCGCTGATTTTCGAGCGCGCCGACATGGAGGCGCCCCTGCCGACGGCTAACGAAGCCATGGCGACCTTGCATGATCGATTTGCCGGTGAGTACCTGGCGCGTTTTTCCGAAAGTCGGGTGACCCACCGTGCCCGTCAGGTCTTGTGTCGGGTGTTGCCGCAAGGTGAGCCCAAGCGTGAGACTGTGGCCCAAGCTCTGCACCTGTCCCAACGCACCTTGCAGCGGCGCCTGCAGGAAGAGGGCACCAGCTTCCAGACCCTGCTCGATGATACCCGTCGCGAGCTTGCCGAGCAGTACCTGGCGCAGCCGAACATGACCTTGCTGGAAACCGCTTACTTGCTCGGCTTTGCCGATCCGAGCAATTTCTTTCGGGCGTTTCGCCGCTGGTTTGATGCTACCCCCGGTGAGTATCGGGCGCGGATGGGAGCATCAGCCGCTGTGCCTGAACCGGGCAGCGAAAACCCGGTCAGTGACGCCAGAACGCCGGCATACACAGCACCAGCACCGTAA
- a CDS encoding DUF962 domain-containing protein: MNSPQQFRSFAEFYPYYLEEHSNPTCRRLHFVGTTLVIALLAYTLGSGQWILLLVVPIAGYGFAWVGHFFFEKNRPATFTHPLYSLIGDFAMYRDMLRGKVSF; this comes from the coding sequence GTGAACAGTCCTCAGCAATTTCGCAGTTTTGCCGAGTTCTATCCGTATTACCTGGAAGAACACAGCAATCCCACCTGTCGGCGCCTGCATTTCGTCGGCACCACCCTGGTTATTGCGCTACTTGCCTACACCCTGGGCAGTGGCCAGTGGATATTGCTGTTGGTCGTACCGATTGCCGGCTATGGGTTTGCCTGGGTCGGGCACTTCTTTTTCGAGAAAAACCGCCCCGCGACCTTCACGCACCCGCTTTACAGCCTGATCGGTGATTTCGCCATGTACCGCGACATGCTACGTGGCAAAGTATCCTTCTGA
- a CDS encoding HD domain-containing protein, whose amino-acid sequence MNQQARFTHMQDGTQQDWAIIAKDFRVYATQLAERILAHLRLLDGDFGGFPIDRLSHSLQTATRAWRDGRDEEYVICALLHDIGDTLGSYNHPDIAAAILKPFVSSENLWMVEKHGIFQGYYFFHHLGMDRHLREQFQDHPQYQQTIEFCAHYDAAAFDPGYDSLPLSFFEPMLKRLFAQPRLSIYKAALQSMSEHP is encoded by the coding sequence ATGAACCAGCAGGCCCGCTTCACGCATATGCAGGATGGCACTCAGCAGGACTGGGCCATTATCGCCAAGGATTTCCGGGTCTATGCCACTCAGCTCGCCGAACGGATCCTGGCCCACCTGCGCCTGCTCGATGGTGACTTTGGCGGTTTCCCCATTGATCGTCTTAGCCATTCGCTGCAAACCGCCACCCGTGCCTGGCGTGACGGGCGCGACGAGGAATACGTGATCTGTGCCCTGCTTCACGATATTGGCGACACCTTGGGCAGCTACAATCATCCCGATATTGCCGCGGCCATTCTCAAGCCGTTTGTCAGCTCGGAAAACCTGTGGATGGTGGAAAAGCACGGGATTTTCCAGGGCTACTATTTCTTCCATCACCTGGGGATGGACCGGCACCTGCGGGAACAGTTTCAAGACCACCCACAGTACCAGCAGACCATCGAATTCTGCGCCCACTACGATGCGGCCGCCTTCGATCCAGGCTATGACAGCCTGCCACTGAGCTTCTTCGAACCGATGCTCAAGCGCCTGTTCGCCCAGCCACGTCTGTCGATCTACAAGGCTGCGCTGCAATCGATGAGCGAGCACCCCTGA